CTGCAAAAAATTCGGAGCACAGATAAACGAACTGGAAAAAGCAGTGTCACTTGATATTGAAGGCGAAAAGAAGCTTGTGAAAACAAATGCAAATACTTACTCCGCGTCTGCGGTGATTATCACCACGGGAACTCACAATCGACAACTCAACGTACCGGGCGAGGACAAGTTTCAAGGAAGAGGCGTCAGTTACTGTGCGTTGTGTGATGGCGCTTTCTTCAAAGACAAAAAAGTAGTCGTTGTTGGAGGTGGCAACTCTGCTGCAACATCAGCTCTTTATCTTTCAAACATTGCAGCCAAAGTCAAACTTGTGCATCGTAGGAATCAGTTAAGAGCTGAATTGACTGTTGTGGAGAATTTGAAAAGGCAAAATGTGGAATTTCTTTGGAATTCGGTGGTCAAAGAAGTCAAAGGCAACAGTGTGGTGAAAAATGTGATTTTGCAGAACAACAAAACTGGAGAGGAAAGCGAGGTGGAGATTGACGGCGTATTTGTTCAAATCGGCGAAGTCCCTAATACCCAACTCGTCAGAGAGGCAGGGATTGAAGTTGACAACGGCGGCTATATCATTGTTGATGTCCGCCAGAGAACCAATGCCCCAGGTGTTTTTGCTGCAGGAGACGTAACTAACGGGTCAGTAAAGCAGATTGGAACGGCTGTTGGTCAAGCCATAGTTGCTGCAACAGAAGCTTTTGGTTACATTAAACGACCTTATTATTATAAAGAGATGTAAAAAATTAAACTGCATCGACGGAATTCTCGCCATAAATATTCAAAAGACAATCCCGAAAGCAACCATTTACGGTATAACCGACAAAACAATTACCCGTCACGCTACAGGTGGATTTCCTGTTTTAGGATTCACGGTCGCACAGATTCCCACGGGAATTACTCACACTGGAACTACTATGGTAACATGTGCGGTTGCGATTGGCTGGTAAGCTTGAGATGCGCGCCCCGCATAGTCTGCAAAGGGTTTAGGTTAGATCCAAACTGATAGTTTCAGTTTTTTACAACCGCTTGTTTTCACAATTCTTAAATGCAACTTAAAATGGAATACTGGACAAGTTAAAATCATGGGAGGTGATTTATTGTCTGATGGAATATTTTCATTAAAGAAAGCAGTTCCTATAATTGTTGTAACGTGGATTCTGTCTTTAGTTACCACGTTAGCTATTACATACTTTGTTCCGTTTGTACCGATTGGTACTAGCCAAATTGGCGACGGCGTAGTCACAGGGGATAAGATGGCTAATGGTACAATTATAACTATGAAGTTAGCCGATGGAACAGTAACTTCTGCCAAAATATTGGATGGTACAATAACGGCAGTAGACTTGGCTGATGGCTCCATTGTAAGCGTTAAAATCACAGATGGTGCAGTAACAACAGCTAAAATTGCTGACGGTTCTGTTACTACAGTCAAGATTGCAGACGGTGCCCTAGTGACTGTGAAGTTGGCGAATGATACTGTGACGTCGGAGAAGATAGCGGATGGAAACGTGACTACAGCTGACCTTGCCGACGGTGCAGTTACAACATCTAATATTGTTGATAACGCTATTGTGGAAGTGAAGTTGGCTGACGGTTCGGTAACTTCAGCGAAAATAGTAGACGGAACAATAACCGCAGTAGATATGGCTACAGGCGCTGTAACCTCGACTAGGATTGCTAACGGTGCCGTTACAACCAGTAAGATAGCTAATTACGCAGTCACTAGTCTTAAGCTGGCAGCAGACGCGATTCCATATAATTCTACAGTGCAAACTTCTGAAGTAATCACAAGCTCATCAATCATGGAGGACATGCCCTACACGTCGGTGAATATAACTTTGTCAAGGAATAGCACGTTGCTAATAATGTTCAGCAGTGAAGCAAGTAATCCAACAGCAGGTTCAATGATCCATTTAACCGCTTCGGTTAATGGAACAGATGCGAGTCCTCATAATATATATTTCACTCCAACTGATGTAAATCGTATGTGTTCATACGCCTACAATTTCATTTACTTCAACGCAACTGCAGGTTTCTACACAATTCAGATGCGATGGAGGGTAACGGGAGGCAGCACGGGTGTCGTTTGGTATCGGACTTTAGTCGTCATAGCGTTACCAGCATAATGCGCAGGCACAACTCTTTACTTTCCCATTTTTTTGTTGACCCCTATGGTTTTCTTCCATAGTATTCCCATTCTAAAAGAGATTTGGTTTTATTGATTTTTGCCATCTTTTTATTATTATAAAAGTTAACAATTTGAAAACAAATGCTTTCTGCGGGAGAAGAACCCCTCCTTCCTGAACCGAGTCAACATCTCAACGCAGAGGGCGTTTGCGCATGTGCGCTGGCGACTCAAGGTTCCGCGAGCTTCTTTTCCCACAGAAAGCAAGGCTAGAAAAACGTGACTAATTATTTTTAAGAAGTCAAGTTGTACAAAAAACTTGCGGTTACATGTTATTTCTGCCATTCAATTTTCCTTTAACACCATTCACCATATTCTCTTTTCAGCCTATTTCTATGAGTCAATTTTTCTTGTGCCAATTTAGAAGACAAATTGCCAGCCTCCGCGCCTCAAACCCTTATTGCAATGAATTTATTAGCTCGTTTTATGTAGTAGACTACTTCTATACACACAAAAACTGTATCGGATGTGAGGGCATGTACAAAATCGTTGCCATGCAGACATTGGCTCCTCAGACAAAACTATCCAAGATTTATGCCCCCGAAATCGCCGAAAAGGCTCAAACAGGGCAATTTGTTATATTAATAGTGGATGAAAAGGGGGAAAGAATCCCATTGACTCTTGTCGATTGGGAACCCAGAAATGGCACTATAACGCTGATTTTTCAAGAAGTTGGTGTGTCAACTAAAAAATTTGGCTCCTTGGATGTTAACGAAGAATTGTCCGATGTGGTCGGTCCTTTAGGAAATCCAAGCTACATAAAGAACTATGGAACAGTCGTAATCGTTGGCGGTGGTGTTGGCACTGCACCTTGTCTGCCGATAGCCAAAGCGTTCAAAGAGGCAGGAAACAAAGTGATTTCGATAATTGGCGCACGGAACGAAAAGTTACTTATTTTAGAAGAGGAAATGAGACGCATATGCGACGAAATTTACATTGCAACTGATGATGGTTCCAAAGGATACAAAGGATTTGGCTGCGACATGCTCAAAATACTGATTGAAAAAGGATACTCCATAGACATAGTATATGCTATAGGTCCGACTGTGATGATGAGAGCAGTCGCAGAGGTTACACGACCATACAAAATAAAGACAATCGTTAGTTTGAATCCCATAATGGTGGATGGAATGGGAATGTGCGGTGTCTGCCGGGTTTCAGTTGGAGGCAAAGTTAGATTCGCATGTTTTGACGGACCCGAGTTTGACGGCCACCAAGTGGATTTTAACGAATTAATAAAGCGTCAAAGAGCGTTTCTTGCCGAAGAAAAACTTGCTCTAGAGCACTGGGAAAAATGCAGAGGCAACTGTAATGGAAAAGAAGCCTAAACCAAAAATTTGTAAAGAAAGCGTTCCAATGCCTAAACAAAAAATAGAGGAAAGAATACGCAACTTCAACGAGGTGGCACTTGGCTATACCGAAGAACAAGCAGTTGCTGAAGCAAAAAGATGTTTACAATGTCCACAACCAAAATGCATTGAAGGTTGCCCAGTAGAAATAGATATCCCCGCTTTCGTAAAACTGATTAGTGAACGCGAATTTGACGAAGCCATAAAGGAAGTTAAGGAAAAAAACAGTCTCCCAGCCATTTGTGGACGTGTTTGTCCTCAAGAAGAACAATGCCAGCAACAATGCATAATGGGCAAAGCTGGTGCACCTGTCAGTATTGGAAAACTGGAAAGATTTGCAGCTGATTACGAAATGAAAAAAGGTGTAGAAACCCCCACGAGGCAGCCGCTTACTGGCAAAAAAGTGGCGGTTATTGGCGCTGGACCTGCGGGGCTTACTGTTGCCGCAGATTTGGCCAAACTTGGACATGAAGTTATCATTTTTGAGGCTCTTCACAAACCAGGCGGCGTGCTTGTTTATGGAATACCAGAGTTTAGGCTACCTAAAAAAATCGTGGCATCCGAAGCAGGCTATGTTGGAAAGTTGGGCGTCACAATTAAACCTAATGCTCTGATTGGCAGGCTGTTTACGATTCCTGAACTTTTCAGAAAAGGATTTGACGCAGTTTTTATAGGAACAGGCGCAGGGCTTTCTCGATTCCTAAGACTTCCTGGTGAGAACCTTGGTGGAATATATTCAGCAAACGAGTTTTTGATTCGTGTGAACCTGATGAAGTCGTATGCTTTTCCAGAATATGACACACCTATAAGGCTTGGAAAAAGAGTGGCGGTTATTGGCGCTGGCAATACAGCTATGGACTCTGCCCGTTCCGCTTTGAGACTTGGTGCTGAGGAGGTTTACGTAGTGTATCGCAGGTCAAGAAAAGAGATGCCTGCCCGTGCCGAAGAGATAGAAAACGCTGAAGAAGAAGGCATAATCTTTAATCTTCTAACAAATCCAAAAAGATTTTTTGGCGATGAAAAAGGCTGGGTAAAACAGATGGAGTGCATTAAAATGCGACTCGGAGAACCCGATGCATCCGGACGCAGACGCCCTGTTCCAATCGAAGGTTCGGAATTTCTTATGGATGTAGACACGGTAATTATCGCAGTTGGAAGAACTCCAAATCCAATGATTCAACGAACAACTGATGGATTGGAGACTACAAAGTGGGATACAATATCGGTTGATGAGGCGACTGGAAAGACCAGTCTTGAAGGTGTTTATGCTGGTGGCGACATTGTATCGGGTCAGGCTACAGTGATTAGTGCTATGGGTGCTGGAAAGAAGGCTTCCCGAGCTATCCATGAATATTTGGCGAACAGAAAGTAATTCCTTGCGTTTCAATGGCAAAGAAGATAGTAATAAGACTTAATTCCGCAAACAGCAACTTTAAAATACAGACAACCGTTAAGACCCAGTTTATTCTAGGTTTCCATCAACATCACCATCTGAGAATATTTTGTCATGATGTAAATTCTATCTCTCCTCCATTTGATGTCCTACGAAACTTTTCAAGTCCCCGAATAAAATTTTAAACCCATTTCCAATCTATTTTTCTTCAAAGGATAGATGAAAAGCCATCTACAATCAATCATTAGCATTACCTTTCTACTCCTATATCCGATGCCAATAAAAAAAGTCTGTGACACCATCTATTCCAAATCATGTGTACACAATTTTTTGGGCTGTCTGTTTTCGGAGAAGAGTTGCGAGTGGAAGTGGGAGATAAGGAAATGAAGAGTTTTAGATGTAAGAATCTACATCTAGGCCTCCCACTCGCAATTATGAATAGAGCAACATTCTACATATATCTCTTGTTCTCAAACGAGGCCCATTTCAGCTATGACAGATCACAGTACACTAGAAAATCTGCATATGTAATGCAAACTGCGGAAAAGACGGGACAATGGAGAAAGTGTGCTGGCGAACCCTTTTTCTATTCACGAGTCACTATTAGATATGCGCGTTTCAATTTGTGACATTCCACCATTCCAACAACGTGTGTATATTGCAACAAAATAATCGAGGGTAGTAACCCAAGTCTATACATGTGTAACGGTGGCGCCCAATTACTAAGCAATTGATTTTACAGCCTTTGAGACAAGCTTTAAACACCTAATTGCAGAGGCATATGTTGGGTAGCCCCGTAACCCACATTCTGTACCAGCCAGCACCACTCTTTCCTTACCAAACCGTTCAGTTATTCTTATAAGCCGTTTCTTCATGATGCCAACGTCTTCTAGAAAGGTTTCTGGTTTCACTGTCCCCTTTGAAATGTTCTTCCAAACGTCTGCGACAGCATCATCAGATGCATTTGAGCCCAACTTTTCCCTTATCAATCGATCAAAATCAGTTAAGGCTATGCTGGCCTTTAACAATTTATCCTCCTTTTCCAACCGCTGCTTAGTAGTTTTCATTTCATAAAGAGGGTCATCCATATGTGACTCTATAATTCTGAGTGACTTGACT
Above is a genomic segment from Candidatus Bathyarchaeota archaeon containing:
- the trxB gene encoding thioredoxin-disulfide reductase, with the translated sequence MEDWDLIIIGAGPAGLTAGIYAGRSRLKTLILEEKTPGGEAAVTPLVENYPGFETISGLELIEKMTAHCKKFGAQINELEKAVSLDIEGEKKLVKTNANTYSASAVIITTGTHNRQLNVPGEDKFQGRGVSYCALCDGAFFKDKKVVVVGGGNSAATSALYLSNIAAKVKLVHRRNQLRAELTVVENLKRQNVEFLWNSVVKEVKGNSVVKNVILQNNKTGEESEVEIDGVFVQIGEVPNTQLVREAGIEVDNGGYIIVDVRQRTNAPGVFAAGDVTNGSVKQIGTAVGQAIVAATEAFGYIKRPYYYKEM
- a CDS encoding sulfide/dihydroorotate dehydrogenase-like FAD/NAD-binding protein; its protein translation is MYKIVAMQTLAPQTKLSKIYAPEIAEKAQTGQFVILIVDEKGERIPLTLVDWEPRNGTITLIFQEVGVSTKKFGSLDVNEELSDVVGPLGNPSYIKNYGTVVIVGGGVGTAPCLPIAKAFKEAGNKVISIIGARNEKLLILEEEMRRICDEIYIATDDGSKGYKGFGCDMLKILIEKGYSIDIVYAIGPTVMMRAVAEVTRPYKIKTIVSLNPIMVDGMGMCGVCRVSVGGKVRFACFDGPEFDGHQVDFNELIKRQRAFLAEEKLALEHWEKCRGNCNGKEA
- the gltA gene encoding NADPH-dependent glutamate synthase, translating into MEKKPKPKICKESVPMPKQKIEERIRNFNEVALGYTEEQAVAEAKRCLQCPQPKCIEGCPVEIDIPAFVKLISEREFDEAIKEVKEKNSLPAICGRVCPQEEQCQQQCIMGKAGAPVSIGKLERFAADYEMKKGVETPTRQPLTGKKVAVIGAGPAGLTVAADLAKLGHEVIIFEALHKPGGVLVYGIPEFRLPKKIVASEAGYVGKLGVTIKPNALIGRLFTIPELFRKGFDAVFIGTGAGLSRFLRLPGENLGGIYSANEFLIRVNLMKSYAFPEYDTPIRLGKRVAVIGAGNTAMDSARSALRLGAEEVYVVYRRSRKEMPARAEEIENAEEEGIIFNLLTNPKRFFGDEKGWVKQMECIKMRLGEPDASGRRRPVPIEGSEFLMDVDTVIIAVGRTPNPMIQRTTDGLETTKWDTISVDEATGKTSLEGVYAGGDIVSGQATVISAMGAGKKASRAIHEYLANRK